A window of Eucalyptus grandis isolate ANBG69807.140 chromosome 4, ASM1654582v1, whole genome shotgun sequence genomic DNA:
ATTATTAGGAAATAGCTGTAAATAATTAGTTAGGATATGATTTATTAGTATCCCTTGATTTGTGGGATTAGAGCTGTTTTTACAGATCTGTTTTTCCTAGTCAGTACTTGTAGAAGTCCTATAAATAGTTTTGTAATCCTAGTACAAAAATATTGAGAATTATCACAATTCTTTTCTCTaaattcttcatggtatcagagcattagGCTCATTTTTCTGGGAAAATGTTGCAGAGCATCCTTCATTGATGCAATAATCTTCCAATCACAGCCTTCATTGCTGGATTTGTCTTTGTCCTTAACAATCTGATCGCAACTGTCATTGTTGTGatcccttttttccttctttgcttctAAACttgtcccaattttttttttctctaaaaccTCATTCACTTGCAGCAGCCTTTACTGCTTCTGttttctcttgctcttccttTCCAAGTACTTTCTTTGTGCCTGGACTTATCCATGTCTGAgagaaaattgattggaaatacTTCGGGTCAAAATGAGGAGGCCAATACCAACCATATGACCGGAGATCTACAAAATGTGAGAGCAACTTATAGGCTGAATGAaaagaattatctcaaataGTCACAATTCATCAAGACCTATTTGAAGGGTAAAGGAAGACTCAGCCATCTTCTTGGAACAGGTCCAACACCAGAAGATCCCACGTTCAACGCATGGGATGAGGCAGATTCAATGATCATGTCATGGCTTTGGGATTCAATGGATCCAGCCATAAGTGATACATGTATGTTTCTCAAAACTGCAAAGGAAATTTGGGATTCTATTCGCAGGACTTATTCGAAGGCTCGAGATGCAGCACAAGTATATGAAATCAAGGTAAAGACAAGTGCAACAAAACAAGGGAGCAAAACGGTGACAGAATATGCCAATTCCCTTCAAAATCTATGGCAAGAACTCAATCATTATCGAGTATTTGAGATGAAGTGTGCAGATGATGCTGCAACTCTAAAAACCTTCATTGAAAAGGATCGAGTATATGATTTCTTGGCAGGTCTTAATTCTGAATTTGACCAAGTCGAATTCAAATacttggaaaagaagaaatccctTCTTTGGAAGAGACAATCTCTCTAATCCGGGCGGAAGAAAGTCGAAGGGGAATAATGCTAGAGCCTCAAGGCTGTGGAAGGCTCAGCATTAGTAACTCGCAATGCGTCAACACAAGAAAGAGGAAGGGTGGATACTTCAAAGTCCACATGGAAGGATAATCGAGACAGTTTGTGGTGTACCTACTGTAAGAAGCCAAGGCATACAAAGGAACGTTGCTGGAAACTGAATGGCAAACCAGCAACCTCAAGCCGAGAGTGGGGAAACAAAGGAGGACAGCCAAGGCCCCAGGCTCATCTAATTGAACAGACCAACCAGCAAATCAATCACGGTGAAGGACAGGTGAAAGAATCCTTTAGCAATGAGGAAATAGAAAGAATTAAAGGGTTTTTAGGGTCTCTTGATAAACCCTTTGGTGCATGTTCCTTAGCACTCTCAGGTAAGTCTCCATTCTCTTTTAGTTTAAATGCCTCAGAAAAACTTTCAAATGAAGCTTGGATAATAGACTCAGGTGCCACTGATCACATGACTCAcacttctcatttttttagtACCTACACCCCTTGTCCAAGTAATAGAAAAATAGGGGTGGCAGATGGTTCTTTGGCCACGGTTGCAGGAGTTGGTGATGTCTATGTTACGCCTGTTCTCACTCTAAAAGATGTCCTCCATGTGCCAAAATTATCAGCCAACCTAGTCTCCATACAAAGGCTCACCAATGACCTCAAATGTTGTGCAATTTTTTACCCTACCTCTTGTGTTTTTCAGAACAGGATTCGGAGAGGAAGATTGGACTTGCTAAGGAAAAGAATGGGTTGTATTATCTGGAGACGCCGAGGATTTCAAAAAGAGTCATGAACAATTCACCCTTGTCATTTCTTAGTGCTTCAAATAAGGATGTCATTTGGCTTTATCATTTTCGTTTTGGTCATCCATCTTTTCGTGTCTTAAATATcatgtttccttctttgtttaaAGGACTAGATATGAGTCAATTCCAATGTGATACTTGTGAATTTGCTAAGCACACCCGTGTATCTTTTCCTATAAGCAACAAAAGAAGTTCTCAtccttttgatttgattcacAGTGACATTTGGGGACCTTCCACAATTCCAAATATCTCAGGGGCTCGATGGTTTGTTTCTCTAATCGATGATTGCACTAGGGTCACATGGATATTCTTACTCAAACACAAATCTGATGTAAGTAGTATTATTCCTAATTTTAATTCTATGATTCAAAATCAGTTTGGAGTTAAAATTAAGAACTTTAGATCAGATAATGCTAGAGACTACTTTAATCATATCTTGTCAACTTATTTCCAAAAGGAAGGGATAATCCATGAGTCATCTTGTGTAAAcacaccacagcaaaatggggtggctgaaaggaaaaatggtcatttgctCAACACTACTCGAGCGCTATTGTTTCATGGAAATGTCCCTAAGTCTTATTGGGGGGAAGCTGTTCTTACATCTACATACATGATTAATAGGTTGCCATCAAGAGTATTAGATTTCAAAACTCCTATGGCAGTTCTTTCTAGCTTCTATCCACATTTCAGGACAACAAATAATCTCATACCTAGAGTCTTCGGTTGCACCTCTTTTGTACATGTTCATAATCAGCAAAGGGGAAAACTAGATCCTAGAGCAATCAAGTGTGTCTTTCTTGGTTACTCCGCTACACAAAAGGGGTATAAATGTTATCATCCTCCTTCTCGAAAAACCTATATTTCAGTTGATGTTACATTTGTAGAAAACAAACCTTACTTTCCACAATCTTATCTTCAGGGGGAGAAGTCATTAGCTGAAGATAAAGACTTTGAGGTCCTTAATCTTGACTTACCTCCTAATAATCTTCCAATCCGAGCTCCCACTTCTGATCAACCAATCCTTAATCAATCAGCCTCCAATTCTAATCAACGAGCTCCTCATGAATCAGTTTCTGATGAATCAGTTCGTGCTACGTTAATTTCAGACCCACTCTCTACAATTGAGCCTATTCCGGAACAAGAGTCCACTCCCATATCTCCTCGTATTTATGACTCTATGAGATTTCCTCAGGTATACTCAAGAAAGACAATTGTTCCAGACCAAACACAAGTTCAAGATTCCCATCCGAGTTTTGCAAATGAATTTCCGGTAAGTTCTGACTCTCCTTTGCATAAACAGTCAATTGATATGCCTGAAAATGACTCGCATCTTCCCATTGCTGTTAGAAAAGGTACTAGAGAATGCACAAAGCGACCCTTATATCCACTATCTCACTATGTGTCACTTGACCGCCTATCACCAtctcataaaaatttcattgtgaGTCTAAACACCTTTTCCATTCCAAATACTTTATCTGAGGCATTGTCTAAAGAAGAATGGAGGAATGCAATgagagaagaaatggatgcacTAGAAAAAAACCAGACTTGGGAGATTGTCGAAAAACCTAAAGGAAAGAATCTTGTgggctgcaaatgggtttttaccTTGAAATACAAAGCTGATGGTTCTCTTGAGAGATATAAAGCACGATTGGTGGCAAAAGGTTATACTCAGACTTATGGAGTAGATTATCGGGAAACATTCGCTCCGGTGGCAAAGATGAACTTTGTGAGAATTCTACTCTCTTTGGCAGCTCATTTTAATTGGCAACTTCAGCGGTATGATGTGAAGAATGCATTCTTACATGGAGACCTAGAAGAAGAGATCTACATGAGTATTCCACCGGGATTTGAAGGagaaaaaacaacaaacaaagCATGTAGATTACGGAAAGCACTATATGGGCTCAAGCAATCACCTAGAGCCTGGTTTGGGAGATTTTCCAGCTATGAAAGCTTCAGGCTACAAACAAAGCCAAGGTGATCATACCCTCTTCATTAAGCATTCAGCAAGAGGGAGAGTAACAGCACTTCTAgtgtatgtcgatgatattattgtCACTGGTGACGATGATGAGGAGAAACAGTAGCTAAACGTGTTTGATTAAAgagtttgaaataaaagagcTAGGAAGACTCAAATACTTCCTTGGCATTGAAGTTTCTTACTCTAGACATGGAATTTTTGTCTCACAAATGAAGTATGTGGTCGATCTCTTGAAGGAAACTGGAAAACTTGGTTGTAAACCAGTAGCCACACCTATTGAGCTTAATAAAAAGCTTGGAGATGCAAAGGAAGAACCTGCTGTAGATCGAGAAATGTATCAAAAATTGGTTGGGAAACTTATCTATTTGGCTcatactagacctgatattgcctATTCAGTAAGTATgattagtcaatttatgcatgatCCAAGAGAATCACACTTACAAGCGAGTCAATCGAGTGCTACATTATTTAAAAGGAAGTCCAGGAAAAGGAGTCCTATTCGAAGAAATCAAAAACGATGCTGCAAGCTTATACCGATGCTGACTATGCAGGATCTATGGTGGATAGAAGGTCAACATCTGGTTATTGCACATTTCTTGGCGGAAATTTAGTGACTTGGCGGAGTAAAAAACAGAATGTAGTTGCAAGATCAAGTGCTGAATCAGAATTTCGAGCAATGGCCCAAGGAATATGTGAGCTATTATGGCTTAAAATCATCCTAGAAGACTTGAAGATCAAGTGGGAGGGTCCTATGAAGCTGTATTGTGACAATAAATCAGCAATTAATATTGCTCATAATCCTGTACAGCATGATAGGACGAAGCATATTGAAATTGACaggcatttcatcaaagaaaagatagaagagGGGTTGATCTGCATGTCCTACATACCTTGGGAGATCAACTAGGCGATGTGCTAACTAAAGGACTTAATGGTGGGATCTTTCATGAAATAATCTTCAAGCTGGGAATGGAAGACATCTATTCctcagcttgagggggagtgttgaattATCATGATTTTTAGGATCCGATTATTAGGAATATTCAATCCTGATTTTTTGGGTCCTAATTATTAGGAAATAGCTGTAAATAATTAGTTAGGATATGATTTATTAGTATCCCTTGATTTGTGGGATTAGAGCTGTTTTTTACAGATCTGTTTTTTCCTAGTCAGTACTTGTAGAAGTCCTATAAATAGTTTTGTAATCCTGGTACAAAAATATTGAGAATTATCACAATTCTTTTCTCTAAATTCTTCTTTCCTCAATTTCTGGAGCTCTGGAATCTCCACAAGGTCATGCGAGATTAAACCCCATCATTTCATTTAATCTTCGAAATTAGACTGGATGTGGACAATTTCCGAGGCTCAAGCTGAATCCCTCATTTAAACACAACGGGACTTTCTCCGGTCCCGAACATCACCAAGCTTCGAGCACCCTCTAATGTTCAAATGTCTCAGGTTATCAAAGCACAAGAGGCTTGGGAATTTTTCAATGGATCTGCATCCCTCTATATCCAATTTTTCCAAGATTTTCAATCTTTCAAGACCTTTAATTTCGACTAGATTGTGGCATTCACGAGTACTTAATTGCTTCATATGTGTTAATTGTGAAAGGTCCGGTCTTATAAGGGACCGACAATACCACATCTGCAGCTCTtccaagattttcaatttgtcaaGGCCTCGAAATAGATCATCATTCAACGTCGGAGCATCGACCCGAGAACATACTCATACACAAGAATCTCAAAGACTCAAGATGTTCAAGGCCTTCAAGGTTGGACAACTTCGAGCATCCAGATACATTTAGCTTTGCTAAGGATTTTAAAGCTCCTAGACCCTTGATTTCTATGAGCTCGCTGGACGAACCGAGATCTAATTCGACAAGAACTTCAAACTTGACAAATTCGGTAACTCTGTCAACTCATCACAACCGTGGACGTGAAGCTCCACTAATCCTAAGGGAAGCTCTGGCATGGATTCTAGCCATTGGCAATCCACAATAGTGAGCCCTTTTAGGTGGATTAAATGAGAAAGTTGAGGCAATGTGTGATGTTGACGGGTGATTTCCAAAACCGTTAAACGGGTAGGAAGCTCGCAGCGATCGAAAATTGTCACAACTAGTTAACTTAAGGTGTTGCGAGAGAAGGGAGCTTGCGATTGTTTGTGGCAGCGATTGAAGCATCTGGCAGTCATATAAATCAAGTGTCTCCAGATGAGATAGCTTATCAAATGCATCAAGGAAGCCAGAAATGCATGTCGAACTTAATCGAAGGATCTTCAGTGAAGACAACCCCTCTATGGGAATTTCCCCTCCCAGAGTCTCGCATTCCGTAGCATCGAATTCTTCAAGGTTGCCCAACTTGCTAATCGTGCTAGGTAAACTACTTAATCCTTCATTATAAgcaatattcaaaattttcaagtttttcaaatcCCCAATGGATTCAGGCAATTCCAAAATGCTTGAATTTGACAAGTTCAATTCAATCAACCACTCCGACTTTCCAATTGAGTTGGGATATTAGGAGAGCATGATCAAATTGGGAACTTTTGGATTCTTCACTCCGTTTAATAACAAGCGTTGCAATTTCATGAGGGATCCAATGCTCTCTGGAAGTCTACATAACCTGATGCAATAGCTCAAGTCAAGggttgacaaatttaccaaatggctAATTGAGTCGGGAATTTTAACCAGTGATTCGCAACCACGAGCATTAAGCATCTCcagcttcttcaaagaatcTATCCATGGAGGAATTTCCTCTATAGCGGTTTGTCTTATGTTAAGCTCCGGCCCAGTTGTTCCAAATTGCCCATTTCTTGGGGCAGCCCTTGGAGTTTCTCACATCCTTGCAAGTTCAAAAAAATGAGGCCCTTGGCTTTTCCTATAGAATGGGGAATTTGCTCCAGTTTATTACATCCTTCGAGGATTAATATCTCTAAATTTTCAAAGGCTGAGAGATCAGGAATAATATTTAAACAACGGCAATAAGTAAGATCTAGAACTTTCAACTGCTCCGCcacctgcaaaacaaaacaattgaTTTTGCTAAGAATAAGTTATTAgaaacaaaagacaaaacaagaTGCTCTTCTTCGACCTTGAGATGACTCCAACCTTCCCAAAAATCTGAAATGTCACTTCTTGATAAATCAAGTATGACTAGTTTCTCCAAACAAAAACTAGTAGCCACAAATGCAGGACATCCCTTCCACACAAGCCATCGTAAATTAGGAAGCAAGCCTTCAGAATCTCCTATCAATTTTGCACCATATACCGCAAGGAACCTTAAGAACGGTAGTGTCTCAAATTGCCTCGGTTGTGAATTTCCTCTGCGACTTGTCTTCGTCAAGACAAAGGGCCTGAATACGAACTTTTGGAATTCCCTTCACAAATGTTGCATCAAATCGGGTAACATTGGACCCATATATATCACTTTGCCTTAACACTATAGTTTTGAAGTTGACGCTTATGTTGGACCAGATTTTGTCATATATGCGATTATCTATTTTTACATGATGaaatttcttcccttcttttgtttatgctatttgctcctttttcttttccttctcttatcCGATTAGAGAACTAGTGCAATAGTCATTTctggggaaaggaaaaagaaaaaaggggagggaGGGGGCAGTGGTTAACACGATGGCTACATCGAATAACGACTTAGAATCAATCAATACTAACTCCAAGTGCACGAGTAACCACTAAGCAGCAGGGATTTATTGTTTAAAcccaaagttttctttttctttttcttttcaactcgATAGAAAATGTCTACTATGGTTAGATGCTAAGCACATCACTTCCGAGTCACATCAAGGATACAATACAAGGAGAGTGATCTCAACTGTGAGGTCGAACAATTCATTCCAATTAAGATAATTCATGTCCAAGCAAAACAATAGAGGTAACGGTTACCTTATATCTCTGAAGTACTGCCAAGGCTTCCTCATGGACCCACAACCTACTTCGATTCAAAGGCACAGAATAATCTTCGTCACGAACAATTTttcttccaagatctctcaattggtcatgcatccTCAACTCTCCGtcatcttcaatttttattagagaCATAACACTCAACGTGTCAATCCCCAACCTTGAAAAAAATCCACTGGCTTCCCACATGTAGGatacaatttttaaattacttccaataaagaaacaagcaatatccaaaaatatttgcttTTCCTCCTCGTTTAATGCTTCATAACTTATCTTCAACTTTTCTTGCACTTCCTCATGTGGTACTTTCCGTAACTTCTCTAACGCACCTCGCCAAAATTCTTTATCTTTCCCATACAAATATGAACCTATAACTTCGAGAGCTAAGGAAGCCCTCCGGTAGTGGACACGACAGCACGAGAGAGAGATTCAAATTCACACGGAGGAGAGTCCCTCATAAAGGCATGTCTACTGAGTAATCTCAGTGAGTTATCCTCATCAATTTCCTTAAGTTCATACTTG
This region includes:
- the LOC120292646 gene encoding disease resistance protein RML1B-like — its product is MRKPWQYFRDIREFQKFVFRPFVLTKTSRRGNSQPRQFETLPFLRFLAVYGAKLIGDSEGLLPNLRWLVWKGCPAFVATSFCLEKLVILDLSRSDISDFWEGWSHLKVAEQLKVLDLTYCRCLNIIPDLSAFENLEILILEGCNKLEQIPHSIGKAKGLIFLNLQGCEKLQGLPQEMGNLEQLGRSLT